In Alteracholeplasma palmae J233, a single genomic region encodes these proteins:
- the ylqF gene encoding ribosome biogenesis GTPase YlqF: MKQIQWFPGHMFKSLREMKEKLKLMDIVFILLDARIPYSSMNPNVLEIVGMKPTLILFNKTDLADPNKNKAWIKYYQEQGFYTLDIDAQSGKNVNKIYDKASEILKEKIEREEKRGLKRRPIRAMIIGIPNVGKSTLINQMTKSKATKTGNTPGVTKAQQWIKVNEQFELLDTPGVLWPKFDSLDVGFALAITGAIKDKILPTDDIVKYAIDYLKKYYPNRLKERYGIDALNLDYVEMLDQIGIKRGAILKANEIDYDRVYTLILTDIRSKNLGGITFDTYNKLISL, encoded by the coding sequence ATGAAACAAATACAATGGTTCCCAGGACATATGTTTAAGTCCTTGCGCGAGATGAAAGAAAAACTAAAATTAATGGATATTGTATTTATTTTATTAGATGCGAGAATTCCTTATTCAAGTATGAATCCTAATGTATTAGAAATAGTAGGAATGAAACCTACACTTATCTTATTTAATAAAACTGATTTAGCAGATCCAAATAAAAATAAAGCATGGATTAAATATTATCAAGAACAAGGCTTTTATACATTAGATATTGATGCACAATCTGGGAAAAACGTAAATAAAATTTATGATAAAGCAAGCGAAATTTTAAAAGAAAAAATAGAAAGAGAAGAAAAAAGAGGACTTAAAAGAAGACCAATAAGAGCTATGATTATTGGTATTCCTAACGTTGGTAAATCTACTCTTATCAACCAAATGACCAAATCTAAAGCAACTAAAACAGGTAACACACCAGGTGTTACTAAGGCGCAACAATGGATTAAGGTTAATGAACAATTTGAACTTTTAGATACCCCAGGTGTACTATGGCCTAAGTTTGATTCTCTAGATGTAGGATTCGCTTTAGCTATAACAGGTGCAATTAAAGATAAAATATTACCTACTGATGATATCGTTAAATATGCGATTGATTACTTGAAAAAGTATTATCCAAATAGACTAAAAGAACGTTATGGTATTGATGCTTTAAACTTAGATTACGTAGAAATGCTTGATCAAATAGGTATTAAAAGAGGTGCAATCTTAAAAGCAAATGAAATAGATTATGATAGAGTATATACATTAATCTTAACGGATATAAGAAGTAAAAACTTAGGAGGTATAACTTTTGATACCTACAACAAACTTATATCTCTATGA
- a CDS encoding RecX family transcriptional regulator, which translates to MKIEKISKKGKNYQVKLEENELILTEDTILFFRLTKDKEVSHELMEEIINKNNYYLIYQKTLNKLKNPKSSYELIKFLRQNEVSENNIEEIISELKNKKLINDEKLIKNIIEYTNKSRNQIKNKLTQKGFSESEYNEYLMLKDDTDQLEKEFLKLVKKNQKLSSEVASKKITQSLLTKGYSYNKISDVMSQLDNYIFSDEKIKQDITKFRQKYQDDAKVIKKLLSLGYTYETIKKHL; encoded by the coding sequence ATGAAAATAGAAAAAATATCAAAAAAAGGGAAAAACTATCAAGTAAAGTTAGAAGAAAATGAATTGATTCTAACTGAGGATACAATTCTCTTTTTTCGCTTAACTAAAGATAAAGAAGTATCTCATGAATTGATGGAAGAGATTATTAATAAAAATAATTATTACTTAATTTATCAAAAAACTTTAAATAAATTAAAAAACCCTAAATCAAGTTATGAACTTATTAAATTTTTAAGACAAAATGAAGTTAGTGAAAATAATATAGAAGAAATCATTTCAGAACTAAAAAACAAAAAATTAATCAATGATGAAAAGCTTATTAAAAATATCATAGAATATACAAATAAAAGTAGAAATCAGATCAAAAATAAACTCACTCAAAAAGGATTTAGTGAATCAGAGTATAACGAGTACCTTATGTTAAAAGATGATACTGATCAGTTAGAAAAAGAGTTTTTAAAACTAGTCAAAAAAAATCAAAAGCTATCAAGTGAAGTTGCAAGTAAAAAAATAACCCAAAGTTTATTAACTAAGGGTTATTCGTATAATAAAATTTCAGATGTAATGTCACAACTTGATAATTATATTTTTAGTGATGAAAAGATAAAACAAGATATTACTAAGTTTAGACAAAAGTATCAAGATGATGCTAAAGTAATTAAAAAATTACTATCATTAGGTTACACTTATGAAACAATTAAGAAGCATCTTTAA
- a CDS encoding DNA translocase FtsK: MKKKDQKNNSINTNFKIPQIPKIEGIRGAKKYEKTRFVSPLFGTRVKDEVVAPFEVKVEGDKVKKYDAFRTKPKMNNKDNYYEFDIIDQNTRSEIFGGKTYDKQDVSKKEEILEKNDPFKIKPIQIKKDAEEEQKQQAKVEDIDWLKSRNVATKIKPDEDDLTIKVYERKIEKEPEFKASFESFDDQTSEHQKEEKEIPRVVKPQQEIKTPKTFDSNKKAYILPSVSMFKKVQRDQNSKPQWLLDQIELIDQTLINHAVDGHVNGSTKGPTVTRYEIALEPGVNVKRVLAIQDNLMMNLAATSIRIEAPIPGKPYVGIEVANKEAEIVAFGNVVDQKEFLEDHDHPLKVALGVDIDGKNIYIDIAKMPHGLIAGGTGSGKSVSVNTILVSLLLKNTPENLKLILIDPKMVELTPYNDLPHLITPVITDPKMASSALNWAVEEMERRYKVFASSRSRDIKTYNENVQRGLTTEGHMPYMVIIIDELADLMMVAPHDVEDAIQRLTQKARAAGIHLLVATQRPTTDVVKGTIKSNIPARIAFKVASFVDSTTILDGAGAETLLGRGDMLLKEADRPIRLQGAYIPDSEIFEVTDFIRAQQEPSYVFKHEDLKRQVEFKETVTDDLFNDVALFVVREQNASINAICKEFNIGFNRAQKLVSLLEDYQIVSVGQGTKAREVLVTEYELEEILNK, from the coding sequence ATGAAGAAAAAAGATCAAAAAAATAATAGCATAAACACCAACTTTAAAATACCTCAAATACCTAAAATAGAAGGTATCAGAGGTGCTAAAAAATACGAGAAAACAAGATTTGTTTCACCACTTTTTGGCACAAGAGTTAAAGATGAGGTTGTAGCTCCTTTTGAAGTTAAGGTTGAAGGAGATAAAGTTAAAAAGTATGATGCCTTTAGAACAAAACCTAAAATGAATAATAAAGATAACTATTATGAATTTGATATCATAGACCAAAACACTAGAAGTGAAATATTTGGTGGAAAGACATATGATAAGCAAGATGTTTCTAAAAAAGAAGAAATTTTAGAAAAAAATGATCCTTTCAAAATTAAGCCTATTCAAATTAAAAAGGATGCAGAAGAAGAACAAAAACAACAAGCAAAAGTTGAAGATATTGATTGGCTTAAAAGTAGAAATGTTGCCACAAAAATTAAGCCTGACGAAGATGATTTAACTATCAAAGTATACGAAAGAAAAATAGAAAAAGAACCAGAATTTAAAGCATCTTTTGAAAGTTTTGATGATCAAACAAGTGAACATCAAAAAGAAGAAAAGGAAATACCTAGAGTTGTAAAACCACAACAAGAAATTAAGACACCTAAAACTTTTGATTCTAACAAAAAAGCATATATTTTGCCAAGCGTTTCAATGTTTAAAAAAGTTCAAAGAGATCAAAATAGTAAACCGCAATGGTTATTAGATCAAATTGAATTAATAGATCAAACCTTAATTAATCATGCAGTTGATGGACATGTTAACGGAAGTACAAAAGGACCTACTGTTACACGTTATGAAATCGCATTAGAACCAGGTGTTAATGTTAAAAGAGTTTTAGCGATACAAGATAACTTGATGATGAATCTAGCAGCAACCTCTATTCGTATAGAAGCGCCAATTCCAGGTAAACCCTATGTTGGAATTGAAGTTGCCAATAAAGAAGCTGAAATAGTTGCTTTTGGTAATGTAGTTGACCAAAAAGAATTCTTAGAAGATCATGATCATCCATTAAAAGTAGCTTTAGGAGTTGATATCGATGGGAAAAATATTTACATTGATATTGCAAAAATGCCTCATGGACTTATTGCTGGGGGAACTGGGTCAGGAAAGAGTGTCTCAGTTAACACAATTTTAGTCAGTTTATTACTTAAAAATACTCCAGAAAACTTAAAACTAATTTTAATTGACCCTAAGATGGTAGAACTAACACCATATAATGATTTACCGCACTTAATCACACCAGTTATTACAGACCCAAAAATGGCATCATCTGCTCTAAATTGGGCAGTTGAAGAAATGGAAAGAAGATATAAAGTCTTTGCTAGCAGTAGAAGTCGAGATATCAAAACATATAATGAAAATGTCCAAAGAGGTCTTACAACTGAAGGACATATGCCATATATGGTGATTATCATTGATGAGTTAGCAGACTTAATGATGGTAGCACCGCATGATGTAGAAGATGCAATTCAACGTTTAACTCAGAAAGCAAGAGCTGCAGGAATTCACTTATTAGTAGCTACTCAAAGACCAACAACGGATGTTGTAAAAGGAACTATTAAATCTAATATTCCAGCTAGAATTGCCTTTAAAGTGGCATCATTTGTAGACTCTACGACAATCTTAGATGGTGCTGGAGCTGAGACACTTCTTGGACGAGGTGACATGCTTTTAAAAGAAGCAGATAGACCAATTAGACTTCAAGGAGCATATATCCCAGATAGTGAAATATTTGAAGTAACAGATTTTATTAGAGCACAACAAGAACCATCTTATGTATTTAAACACGAAGACTTGAAAAGACAAGTTGAATTTAAAGAAACAGTAACAGACGATTTATTTAATGATGTTGCATTGTTTGTGGTAAGAGAACAAAACGCTTCTATTAATGCTATATGTAAAGAATTTAATATAGGATTTAATAGGGCACAAAAATTAGTAAGTTTACTAGAAGACTATCAAATTGTTTCAGTAGGGCAAGGAACAAAGGCAAGAGAAGTTTTAGTAACTGAATATGAATTAGAAGAAATACTTAATAAATAG
- a CDS encoding YitT family protein produces MNILKKVNDRLKGKHIEWTQITLGVISLAIGFYFFLSPEALVTGGVSGISILVRPLKLMSDALFLLIMNVIALLIGWAFLGKQFFIRTAYSTLLYPVIIFIFEKTNISPNLIINQISENNRLLIAALFGGFFVGSGIGLVIRHNATTGGMDVYQKIISQKFHIPFSFVLYFTDGIVILLAMTTISFEVGLYGLISMIIAGIVIDKVAVIGKNSYTVFIVTNDPEGLKKVIFSNLKRGLTKVSVRGGFTDEEKSMVICTLYRQQLYILKKIISENDQNAFTFIVKTNEVIGEGFWKGN; encoded by the coding sequence ATGAATATCTTAAAAAAAGTGAATGATAGACTAAAAGGTAAACATATAGAATGGACTCAAATAACTCTTGGGGTTATTTCTTTAGCCATAGGATTTTACTTCTTCTTATCACCAGAAGCGCTAGTTACAGGTGGAGTCTCTGGTATATCCATATTAGTTAGACCACTTAAACTCATGAGTGATGCATTATTTTTATTAATTATGAATGTCATTGCTTTACTTATTGGATGGGCATTTTTGGGAAAACAGTTCTTTATTAGAACAGCTTATTCTACACTACTTTATCCAGTGATTATCTTTATATTTGAGAAGACAAATATCTCACCCAACCTGATTATAAATCAAATAAGCGAAAATAATAGATTATTGATTGCTGCTTTATTTGGTGGTTTCTTTGTTGGTAGCGGTATTGGTCTTGTTATTAGACATAATGCCACAACTGGTGGTATGGATGTTTATCAAAAAATTATTAGCCAAAAATTTCATATTCCATTCTCATTTGTTTTATATTTTACAGATGGGATAGTCATTTTATTAGCTATGACAACAATTTCTTTTGAAGTAGGATTGTATGGACTAATATCTATGATAATAGCTGGAATCGTTATTGATAAGGTAGCCGTAATAGGAAAAAATAGTTACACAGTCTTTATCGTGACAAACGATCCTGAAGGACTGAAAAAGGTAATCTTTAGTAATTTAAAAAGAGGCTTAACTAAAGTGAGTGTGAGAGGTGGATTTACTGATGAAGAAAAATCAATGGTTATATGCACCTTATATAGACAACAATTATATATCTTAAAAAAAATTATTTCAGAAAATGACCAAAATGCATTTACATTTATTGTAAAAACAAATGAGGTTATTGGTGAAGGCTTTTGGAAGGGGAATTAA
- the prfB gene encoding peptide chain release factor 2, with amino-acid sequence MERYEINKTLEQFEKSIIDLEKAINVSEKNIELEALNKKMQEPNFWNDSKEAKKTTQAANNIAEQLKTYQEIKKDYDNIVDWFELSEEQTEEWTILEKDIVKLSKAIKNFEIEVLLSDTYDFNNAILVLHPGAGGTESQDWCEMLFRMYQRYAQKKKFKVEILDYQAGEEAGVKSVTMLIKGPFAYGYLKAERGVHRLVRISPFDSNARRHTSFVSCDIMPEIDETVDIDIKDEDIKVDVYRSSGAGGQSVNTTDSAVRITHIPTGIVVTCQNERSQIKNKETALSILKSKLVQEEIKRKEEELRSIKGEQKDIGWGSQIRSYVFHPYQMVKDHRTNFEVAQIEQVMDGEIEGFINEYLKKSE; translated from the coding sequence ATGGAACGTTATGAAATCAATAAAACTCTAGAACAGTTTGAAAAAAGTATCATTGATTTAGAAAAAGCAATTAATGTATCTGAAAAAAATATTGAACTAGAAGCCTTGAATAAGAAAATGCAAGAACCTAACTTCTGGAATGATTCAAAAGAAGCTAAAAAAACAACACAAGCTGCTAATAACATTGCAGAACAACTTAAAACATATCAAGAAATAAAAAAAGATTATGATAATATTGTTGATTGGTTTGAACTAAGTGAAGAACAAACAGAAGAATGGACTATTCTAGAAAAAGACATTGTTAAATTATCAAAAGCAATTAAAAATTTTGAAATTGAAGTATTGCTAAGTGATACCTATGATTTTAATAATGCTATTTTAGTATTACATCCAGGTGCAGGTGGTACTGAATCACAAGATTGGTGCGAAATGCTATTTAGAATGTACCAAAGATACGCACAAAAAAAGAAGTTTAAAGTTGAAATACTAGACTATCAAGCTGGTGAAGAAGCTGGAGTTAAAAGCGTTACTATGCTAATTAAAGGACCATTTGCATATGGATACTTAAAAGCAGAACGTGGGGTTCATAGATTAGTGAGAATATCACCTTTTGACTCTAATGCAAGAAGACATACTTCATTCGTTTCTTGCGATATTATGCCAGAAATTGATGAAACTGTTGATATAGACATAAAAGATGAAGACATTAAAGTAGATGTATATAGAAGTAGTGGTGCTGGTGGTCAGTCAGTTAATACAACGGACTCTGCAGTTAGAATTACTCATATACCAACAGGTATAGTTGTTACATGCCAAAATGAAAGAAGCCAAATTAAAAATAAAGAAACAGCATTATCAATTTTAAAATCTAAATTAGTTCAAGAAGAAATTAAACGAAAAGAAGAAGAATTACGAAGTATCAAAGGTGAACAAAAAGATATTGGTTGGGGTTCACAAATACGATCATACGTATTCCACCCTTATCAAATGGTTAAAGATCATAGAACAAACTTTGAAGTAGCTCAGATTGAACAAGTTATGGATGGAGAGATTGAAGGGTTTATCAATGAATATCTTAAAAAAAGTGAATGA
- a CDS encoding S41 family peptidase, protein MNDENIKMKNRIIAVAALVLIPLLFGLGYLVGTIFTKPVQSNSQIERQLQQIIENEAMYGKTYEQETIMHAKLLGMVSLLNDRYAQITYDDGDTTSSITRNQAENRKIGITFQFNSLNQLLVISVDPNSDSLGKIFPNDLIIGVFSNLERQYFQGKTQEEVTALLKSKPGIDSIDLIIQRGNQILTPITILYKELNTDSSSIVSSKKIDDNTVYLKLKEFDETAGELFKREMIQINIDNPTKLILDLRGNPGGYLSTLDKIVQELVPLNSSKNFGTVFQAVHTKRKEVSSKITGNGRLTPKNYTDNIVVLVDQNTASAAESLASILKIQLDAQIVGKKTFGKDIYQATVRIGTSNYYVKYTEGNWFYANEEGKFVTIGQEKILDEDTVINDFYLNDFPVLNRHKDIKVTLDTWIDLKNERLFLEYLTNSKIESLEELNNQIKVFSDKNNISYVTDTFTVKQSEALFKEYIKRVSDLENDAYIKYALALELR, encoded by the coding sequence ATGAATGATGAAAATATAAAAATGAAAAATAGAATTATAGCGGTAGCAGCACTTGTTCTAATTCCTTTATTATTTGGATTAGGATACCTAGTAGGAACTATCTTTACAAAACCTGTACAATCTAATAGTCAAATTGAACGCCAATTACAACAAATTATTGAAAATGAAGCGATGTATGGAAAAACATATGAACAAGAAACAATTATGCATGCAAAATTACTAGGCATGGTTTCATTGCTGAATGATAGGTACGCTCAAATTACTTATGATGATGGAGATACGACAAGTTCTATAACAAGAAATCAAGCAGAAAATAGAAAAATTGGTATCACATTCCAATTTAATAGTTTAAACCAGTTACTTGTCATTTCAGTTGATCCTAATAGTGATTCACTAGGAAAAATTTTTCCAAATGATTTAATTATAGGAGTTTTTAGTAATCTTGAAAGACAATACTTTCAAGGAAAAACACAAGAAGAAGTAACTGCTTTATTAAAATCTAAACCAGGTATAGATTCAATCGATCTTATCATTCAAAGAGGTAATCAAATATTAACACCAATAACAATTTTATATAAAGAATTAAATACAGATAGTTCTAGTATAGTTTCATCTAAAAAAATTGATGATAATACAGTATATTTAAAATTAAAAGAATTTGATGAGACCGCTGGTGAATTATTCAAAAGAGAAATGATTCAAATTAATATAGATAATCCCACTAAATTAATTTTAGACTTAAGAGGTAATCCTGGTGGATATTTAAGTACTTTAGACAAAATTGTTCAGGAACTAGTACCTTTAAATAGCTCAAAGAATTTTGGAACTGTTTTCCAAGCAGTTCATACTAAAAGAAAAGAAGTAAGCAGTAAAATTACTGGTAATGGACGATTAACACCTAAAAATTACACTGACAATATAGTGGTTTTAGTAGACCAAAATACTGCATCAGCAGCTGAATCTTTAGCAAGTATTCTCAAAATTCAACTAGATGCTCAAATTGTTGGCAAAAAAACTTTTGGCAAAGATATTTATCAAGCAACTGTTAGAATAGGAACTTCTAATTATTATGTTAAATATACTGAAGGTAACTGGTTTTATGCTAATGAAGAAGGAAAATTTGTAACAATTGGACAAGAAAAAATATTAGACGAAGACACAGTCATCAATGATTTCTATTTAAATGATTTTCCAGTTTTAAATAGACATAAAGATATCAAAGTAACACTGGATACTTGGATAGATTTAAAAAATGAAAGATTATTTTTAGAATATCTTACAAATAGTAAAATAGAGTCCTTAGAAGAACTCAATAATCAAATTAAGGTGTTTTCAGATAAAAACAATATTTCATACGTAACTGATACATTTACTGTTAAACAAAGTGAAGCACTATTTAAAGAGTATATTAAAAGAGTATCAGATTTAGAAAACGATGCATATATTAAATATGCATTGGCACTTGAATTAAGATGA
- a CDS encoding Cof-type HAD-IIB family hydrolase, with protein sequence MKKYLIALDLDGTLLNDFSKLSDTTIKTIKKLEEIGHFPVIATGRPYHSCSMFHEELGLKTPLISDNGGSIRNPKDPKFQSIIQRIDLAVSHKLFQKTKPYLISAFFSDNSHVYAYKDSEYLKAIFQSDGVPTTQVEFDQIDIAPTGMVYLIDVNHKEEFEAMIESEFKNLIQYRLWGSDYKHSLYELYVPNISKASAINTLASMYGVPKEQIMVFGDGINDIEMLLDAEYGIIMENAHVDVKGLTKYKTSFSNHDDGVAKYLQEFFKLDV encoded by the coding sequence ATGAAAAAATACTTAATTGCCCTAGACCTAGATGGGACCTTACTAAATGACTTTAGTAAATTATCAGATACTACCATAAAAACAATTAAAAAGCTTGAAGAGATTGGTCATTTTCCTGTGATAGCAACTGGAAGACCTTATCATTCATGTTCGATGTTCCATGAAGAATTAGGTCTTAAAACACCTCTTATTTCAGATAATGGTGGCTCTATTAGAAATCCAAAAGATCCAAAATTTCAATCTATTATTCAAAGAATTGATTTAGCTGTTTCTCATAAGTTATTTCAAAAAACTAAGCCCTATTTAATATCAGCTTTCTTTAGTGATAATAGCCATGTATATGCTTATAAAGACTCAGAATACTTAAAGGCAATCTTCCAAAGTGATGGTGTCCCAACTACTCAAGTAGAATTTGATCAAATAGATATTGCCCCAACCGGTATGGTTTATCTTATTGATGTTAATCATAAAGAAGAATTTGAGGCTATGATTGAATCTGAGTTTAAAAACTTAATTCAATACAGATTATGGGGGTCTGATTATAAGCACAGTTTATATGAACTTTATGTTCCAAATATTTCTAAAGCTTCAGCGATTAATACTTTAGCTAGCATGTATGGTGTTCCAAAAGAACAAATTATGGTGTTTGGTGATGGTATAAACGATATAGAAATGCTTCTTGATGCGGAATATGGTATCATCATGGAAAATGCTCATGTTGATGTAAAAGGTTTAACTAAATACAAAACAAGTTTTTCAAATCATGATGATGGTGTGGCTAAATATTTACAAGAATTTTTTAAACTTGATGTTTAA